The following nucleotide sequence is from Trifolium pratense cultivar HEN17-A07 linkage group LG2, ARS_RC_1.1, whole genome shotgun sequence.
AAGCTATTCATCATGTCATTAACTCTTTAAAGATATCTTTTAGactaatatatatatcataaattatatattatactatttaaaatatatcttgtgTGTTTACAATTACACATCTTGATTGTGTTAGAAGACTCTTTTTGATTAATGATGCAAATATATATCTACCTCTCACTcactttttaataatatatatcgTTACGTAGTTGATGATTTTAGTATGACACTATATAATAGTATGAAGATTCATACACAgatcaaatattttattcactaataccgtttgaacagtacacgtgtcagtgtgttcAAGTGTcacgtgtctgtccacatatgcaaattggctgccacatgtgacaaaattggcgaaaatgactaacttgaaacctaaaataaacataagggaccaaattgatactttttaaacgtaagggaccaaattgaaacttaaaataaacttaagggaccaaatgtgtagttaagcctttttttgtaagtgttagtaggtatttattataattaaaaataaaataaaaaataaaacaaataagggtaaatatggaataaaatgtaaaaagctataagctataagctcatacgctacttaaaatagcatctcaaaaacactataagctagttagagaagctcgttaccaaatacttcacatttttatcaagcaagcttataaactagtacaataagttataagctagtttattggacttaccaaataGTGGCCAAGTGGTTTCAACCAGGGGCGGACCTCTTCAAGTcattttttatacatatttgtacaaatattaatataaatattagtttaggGTTTATTATTGATAATCGCGAGTATCTCGTACACATATTATTTTAAGTATTAAtacaaatattagtttatagtttattattgatgatttcaagttTTTCATTATACGTAAAAtcttattttaagttatatcgtttaattttataataatcatCTTTGACTTTGTTTCGCAAAAAAAAAGTGGCTAATTAATTGAGTTTGTAGTATTGGGTAAAATTACCAATTGAATTaacatataaatatgaaataacataagaaaaaaatatgtttgattaatatttaattttttgtgaagTAAGATAATAtggataaaagtgaaataaaaaccaataagttataagctaattgaactagcttatcaaaataaaccataagttagtataattttgagttctatatattttggttcaAGGTAGAATTTTGTGAAACATCAAATAATAGATATACATGATTGTTCAATGAGTTGCGAGTATAAGGTCCTGGGTTCAAATCTTGTCTTtttgcagtaaaaaaaaaaagaagttatatGCATGATTTAACCGTCATAGTTCTTTCCTTAGTAATTAATTTTCACGTTTGTtgatttgttgttgttcttttttttagataaacatgttcttttagaaaaattttcaatagtaattaatttttttagcctCACCGATTATTTGTGTCTGGGTCCGCCCCTGATTTCAACTCCCTCCGAACGCAGTTGCGGGCAATCGAACTGTAGTTCTCTATACCAaattcagtgtcaatcaccacttaCCAACTAACGATGAGTGTATTTGccttattttaataataacatgATGCTTCTACAGTTCTACCATTTTTTTACACATCACTGTTTAAGAAAAAACGTGGCTTCCAACATCAACATCAAACTCAAATATTTTAGTCGTATCTTCCGAAACTGCGGGCTAGATTAACGTAATGCTAACAATTCATGTGAAGTTGGTGATGTTAATGTATCACTCTTAGCAAAGCTCAACCATAGACACCTTTTTCTTTGGAATGCCAACCAACTTTTACCGTTTTATGAccattttttggtttttctaaaTTACATGACTCACCAGAAAATTTCCACTAGAAGTAAAAGGCAAAACttagaataatttatttatcaaaatccGTGGCATTCACATTATGAAGCAACCCTCATGATTAAAGGTCTTTATAAATTGTACTCAACCCAACAAactaaattaaacaaattaagttgGTTTGAAAACTCTAGTTAATTTTGTTGTAATTGTAACTCCATATCAAAATTGACCATTGGTGCATTCAGTACCATACATTTGAACTTGATGACAAATCCTCAAACTGTTAACCCTTTTTAGGTATCCCTATGCTCCATCTGAAAAACTGCAATTCATATAAGAAAATAAGTCAAAAATATCAATTGCTCATCTCAAAATTCCACTACCAATCTTAACACCGACATGTCATTgaccgagtttttttttttttttttgagcaaagagagtataagcaaacaaaagaaaaaattaaacaaaactcAGCCTATGTTAACACCATAGCTGTTAAAACAGACTACCCGACTCTAAATAGTTTTTTCTTAACGGACCATGTGCTTTATCGGACAAGACTaagttatatataaaaatgGAGTCTAAAGATACTATCGAGTTCGACCCTATAGGAAAAGCAGGCTATCCGGCCTTAAGTcatatctttattatttttttaatacaatgaaataattggaaaatatttaaaaacaatagtataaaaataaaaacgtcaagttataaatttattttcataaaccgAAGCAAATGCATTGAGAGATAACAGTTGCGTTTTTTATACTGTAATTACATAGAATTCATTACTTTCTTTGGAAATAAAATGTCATGTCCCATTCTTAttacttataaataattatttgctGTTGAGTTTAGTTCAAGAACTTCTTGAACCATTCAACAGAATTTTTTGGGTATCTCTTTAGTTTATCATTGTAGTCAATGAAATATAGACCAAATCTAGAAGTGTATCCAGCTTGCCACTCCCAGTTATCGAGCAGTGACCACACAAAATAGCCTTTTACATTGCATCCATCTTCCCTACAATCACCAAACATAATATAATTCATTAGCTAATAACTAATTAATCAGAGTAATTCAAGGTCAACAAATAggtaaattaatatatttatataaaaacttACTTCCTTTTGTGCTGTCTTTTAGAATAATGAATTAATATAATCTTTTTTGAAATAATGAATcaccattaaaaaataattattgtatctttaaaaatattagttataCTAATCACCattgttaaataattaattacttgtttcaaataaaatggttttattgTGGTAGTTCGGTATATtagaatttcttttttttataaaaaaatttagaatgagGGGATGGTGACATAGTCCAAGATAGAGAAAATCTTAAAACTCTTAAAACACTTATGAATGTAATTATATTTACTCCCTCTAAGAGCACACTAGCGGGGCTCGAACATGACAAATGAAATAATGTATTGTTTGTTGAAATATTAAAACAAGGAATTAAATTAAAGTATTGCATGTCTTTTAATAATATTGTATTGTTTGTTGAAATATTAAACAAGGCAAATGTAAATAAGTATCCCAAAGAcacaaaataagaaattaaatatataatttaaaaaaaaaaattgcgcATTCAACaccataaaatattaaattttggttttttttaagacaattctcttcttttatttttctacaaATTTCTTAACTAATGCTCTAAAATacttattaacaaaaaaaaacaattatgagtgGAATGCAGTATACTCGTATTAAATTAAGTATGGAATTTCATTGGTACATACTTGATTGAAGCTAGTAAGTTGCTTAAATAGTCATTGTGGTATCTAATCCTCTTCTCATCATTCAAAGCATCCTTGATAGAGATAGAGGGATCATTTGGATCATCCATCCCTATGACCAGTGAGAAAGACTATGTGAGATGTAGCCGACAAATTTATTCAATATGTTCAATGCGTAGTATTACAGATGATAGTGACTGTTACCCACCAAGAGAAGACAAATAATGCTTTCCAATTAAATTCCAAATTATAGTACTATAGTTTTGGGGTGCATAAGTGATGGAAAAcacacattttaaaaataaataaaataaattgatgacATTAATTAGGCTTTTACATACCAAACCTCTTTTTTGGGTAGATATATACCAAACCTATAGTAATGAAATTTTCATTGCCAAATTTTGGTAAACTCTATAAAGAATTACATGTgtggaaaagaaagaaaagaaaatcctaatttGTTAAAAAACTTACCATGGTGAAacttcactatatatatatatatatatatatatatatatatatatatatatatatatatatatatatatatatatatatatatatatatatatatatatatacttttgaacattaatttatataatatgcgaacatttaaatttttgagTCATAGTTTAATTTGGTAGAACATCATATATGATGAGAGCCAGAGTTCGAAATTTGAGATTTTTCACTTATTTATCTAAAGAGATAAGTCATTAAattcttgataaaaaaaataaaataaataaagttttgaaCTAGAGGCAAATAATTACCGTAAAACTCAAATTTGTCTAAATTTCAAGATTACCATTTTCAGTTATAATAACCAGAGGATTCCCATACTTGTGATTGATGTAATTCATTAAGCTTCTCATTCCTTGTGGTACTATATACAACCATAAAGAATTTGCCTACAAATcataatttgaatttaatttttatactcaTATGAGTACAAATTAAGTACTTGATCTCaagttaaaaaaacaaacaatttttcattctaACAGAACTTACCTTTTCTCCAATAATCTCAGTACCATTGAAAGCTGGaaggagtaaaaaaaaataaaaaatcaatttggtGCAATcattaaacaaattataaatagcCAAGAATAATTAAAGAGATCAAGTGACGTATAAATTTCAACGTTTTAGAtaaatgttagttgttagtatattttttaacttaCGAATGGTAAGAGCACCGGCGTCCGAAATGTAGTCATGAAGTGCCGCTCGAAGTGATTTAGAACCATTGTGCATTGCATAAAATGTAGTGTAATGGTTGATGCCAACAAAATCAAATGAACCCTTAACAAGACTAGCTTGAGAATTGGTAAATTTTGGCAGCCTTCTCCCTACTCTAGTTTTCATTGATTTTGGATAATCTCCAAAAATCAATGGGTCAAGAAACCTGTGAAGGAAGTTAACAACTTTAATTGGTTTATCAATATATATAGCTagttaattataatatatagatttttggtttaattgcatatttgattccttaaatttattttaaatattaatttagcctacgtttaaaaagtttcaagttagtcattttagTCAAGTTAgacaaaattaactcaaaatttaacgtaagagactaaattaaaatctaaaataaatgtaagagatCAAATATGCGGtaagcctaatttttttttttggcatatttaAAGGCCTATTATttcatcttataaaaaaaaaagctataatTTCAAGTGTCAACAAAAGCAAATATACacaaattatttctttcttttagaaTACTCTTAATTTTAACATAAGGTTTtgccaatgttttaagaaccggaccggaggtcgaaccgttgtgacaactggttcaagggtcaaccggtcggatcggttcaaccgttattgaaccgtttatattgaaccgttcatataattttttcacgtgtttgagtctatggttggaaaggaaagatttttgattttttaacctttcaatttcaatccatcgttttttttaattaaaaaatcagttttttttttttttttaagtgagagaaaaaccggccggttcaccggttcaccggttcaccggttcacaccggttcataccggttcacaccggtttttgACCGGTTCCACTGACTAGCGGTTCTTGCTAGTCGACCGGACCGCCGAGGGCACCGGTTCGTGgtcgaaccggtcggaccggccggtccggtccggttttcaAAACATTGGGTTTTGCAAGATATATTACCAGCCAAGGGTAAAATCTAAGGCTCTCTGAGTTGCTTCAATGTCTTCTTTGAAATTTGTTGCTGACTCAAACCAAATTACATCTAAAGATATGCCCACAAATCCACCTTGTATTTTCTGTGgctatgaaaaaaatatatacatttaaGGTGAAAAAAACACACTGTatatattgaagaaaaaaaaaagattaagagaacataaatttgaaaattcacTTGCATATGCCTAAAAGAATAAGgcagtgtttttttttctttcaaagtaGTAATATGTGTTTTTTatctaattcaatatttttcatgtttttttttaattttgtgaagAGACTAATGATATTTCCCAATACTCTGCGGGATTCATAAATCTGACTCTTCctaatgcattttttttctaaGGCGTACGTTGAAACACACACTAAATGTAAAGAAATGAGAAATTGCaagttgaaaaaatataaaaaaaaacttgcacCCCCAACATATCAAATGCTATTTCAGTATTTTACCCCTTGAGGTGTAGTTATGAGACTAATgcacttttaataaatagttaaatttaggttaaattgtatttttgaccGTCTAATTTCATAAACTTGTAATTTTAGTTTcctaattttcacaaacttgcaagTTAGGGGACGAAAAATGCTATTATGAAAATTAAAGGACCAAAATCACAAATTTGTGAAAATTAGAAGgtcaaaaatgcaatttagcctCAAATATACTATTAACCTCATTTAATTCTCCAaagtatttattaattaatattctcTGCAATTCTTTTTACCTGATATTTTTTCCTATAAATATCTGCCACTACTGAGTGAGAAAGAAGGACATTATGAGCCACAATATAAGGTTCAGTAGCAGAGTTTCCACTCCTACACAAGCTATGAAGTAGAATTGAGCATCTTCCAGGTGCATGTTGTCCAACATCATACCCCATCATAGCAAATGTATGAGGCTCATTGAATGTGATCCAATGTTTCACCCTGTCTCCAAATTTCTCAAAACATGTCTCAGCATATGCTGCAAAGTCTTTTCTGTTGCAAACAAATACTAAAGATTTATATTGTGTATTTTTTGGATAGGGAAATGTAATTAGGTAATTGGTTAAGCGTCCCAATTCATACCACTAGGATATGGACCGGGGTTGTGTGCAGTCGACCCAATAATGATCGTCAGATTAAGTTCATACGATTCAAAATTTAAGCTAGAATATTCTatttataaacaattaaaattcaattataaaatttgaGACCGTCCGATCTTCATTGGACGGTTCAGATGCACTAACTGCATGCAGTCTGACTGCACTGAATCCAAATCCATAGAATACATGTCTTCTGAGACcgtaatatattatttatcttgtattatattatatatgaacaTATATAATGACACTAATAATATAGTGAAATTGAATGTAATTAAGaagtttaaaatattaacaaagtTTCATACATGATTAAAGGGCTAAGCCATCCATTGTACTTGTCTTCCAAGGCTTGAGGTAGGTCCCAGTGGTAAAGAGTCACATATGGTACAATTCCTACAAAATTAGgcatttgaattaaaaataattcaaaaacatatatatatatatatatatatatatatatatatatatatatatagggggctgctaatttagacccagttgggtctaaattagcaaggtgcaccttttgagttggataaaaataccctttcttttttaaaaaaaaaaaaaaaacatattggctcTGATcaagtgtcgcgcgcctaccgcaggaccaccgttacagaccgttgatttccatcagacggccaagagatgatctcatcatggctgtcggatcaatcagacagtccagatcatccatctccatgataagccagcgcgtgcaccacactagatctgcgcctggagagagaaaatttcattttaaaaaagcaggacacgtgtcaactgctgggtggttggcgtgttttttttttcatttaatactttaaactcaattatttcgttgtaaattaattttttatttttttatttttataccaaaattcataatttttttttgtctacaaatagagacttggttcgtttgatttggacacaaaaaaaaaactcaatttttcactacctttaattatctttatataatactgtgaaaccatttagctggtagaatggtttcacagtataactctctgaaaccattttactggtagaatggtttcagtgagtaatttcttaattgtttgcttctgaaaccattctgaaaccatttagctggtataatggtttcagagcgttgtactttgaaaccatttcactgatagaatggtttcaggggagttgatttttaattgtttgcttctgaaaccattttactgctagaatggtttcacagtataactctctgaaaccattcttccagctaaatggtttcagaagcaaacaatagtttttaattaccgttttatctcatttaattaacgaaaaatagtttcaggtctcaaaaaatttcataaaatataccaaaagttccagaatattatctaatattttattagaaacaaataaaaaaacaattggtttcagagtacaaatctatgaaattattattattatttgttaaatggttataaataatcagcggaatttgtgaaaataatttcatgacttgaactagggagagtgaggtacacaagagggttctaaataattcatagtactttgcataaaattttggaaattttttatggaattataatatttttaattacctttttactcatttaattaactaaaaatagtttcgggtctccaaaaatttcatacaatataccaaaatttccagaatattatctactattgtattatgaaaaaataaaaaaaaaatagagcctccctgaggccgcacgcgcccccacgcgccgccggtgagagtgggcgtgggcgacgcgcactgttcatcgtccctcccaccctttttatgcagaaacgggtcgtgcgacccggtttttgacccggttcgatctccctcaatactcaacgaaactcgacgttccttatatggattttgatcgtttttcaattttacaaaggtttccggtattagtttttgaaatcggcgttcgattcgcacgtaaaatgaggtcgaaatttggaagaaatttaaaaaatgtaatagttgttctattgtttcaaaaaaaaaaaaagaaggtatttttatgatgcaaattacatacatgccccagttgctctattgtttcaaaaaaaaaaaatgggtatttttgtccaactcaaaaggtgcaccttgctaacttagacctaactagggtctaagttagaaaaccctatatatatatatatatatatatatatatatatatatatatatatatataatgatatgCAGACCTCTTGCATATATATTTTGATCTTGTTTCAATTTCATTCTCTCaatattgtgatttatttttcttttaagaaagtagagaatttttttttatcctacaTTAACATGTCATATACATTTTGTCCAGTTGGTATGGCCCAAAGAGGAATAATATAATAGATTATGGCACCAATATGGCTATTTTAGTATTGTCCTCGAGGAGATTTAAATTTACGGACAGTATATTAAAGGT
It contains:
- the LOC123909050 gene encoding beta-glucosidase 40 — translated: MSFKICIVTIILFVIIKTQMCLSEIISKDSFPKGFIFGTASSAFQLSWLERVAVNHKVGGSTPPSSYEGAVKEDGRGLSVWDTFSHTPGKIQQNNNADVAVDQYHRYKEDIQLMKDMGMDAYRFSISWTRIFPNGSGVVNQAGIDHYNKLIDALLAKGIVPYVTLYHWDLPQALEDKYNGWLSPLIIKDFAAYAETCFEKFGDRVKHWITFNEPHTFAMMGYDVGQHAPGRCSILLHSLCRSGNSATEPYIVAHNVLLSHSVVADIYRKKYQKIQGGFVGISLDVIWFESATNFKEDIEATQRALDFTLGWFLDPLIFGDYPKSMKTRVGRRLPKFTNSQASLVKGSFDFVGINHYTTFYAMHNGSKSLRAALHDYISDAGALTIPFNGTEIIGEKANSLWLYIVPQGMRSLMNYINHKYGNPLVIITENGMDDPNDPSISIKDALNDEKRIRYHNDYLSNLLASIKEDGCNVKGYFVWSLLDNWEWQAGYTSRFGLYFIDYNDKLKRYPKNSVEWFKKFLN